A single genomic interval of Arachis duranensis cultivar V14167 chromosome 7, aradu.V14167.gnm2.J7QH, whole genome shotgun sequence harbors:
- the LOC107457621 gene encoding dolichyl-diphosphooligosaccharide--protein glycosyltransferase subunit DAD1 encodes MARSTSKDAQDLFRALWSAYSATPTNLKIIDLYVMYAVFTALIQVVYMAMVGSFPFNSFLSGVLSCVGTAVLAVCLRIQVNKENKEFKDLAPERAFADFVLCNLVLHLVIMNFLG; translated from the exons ATGGCGAGGTCAACCAGCAAGGACGCACAAGACCTCTTCCGTGCGCTTTGGTCTGCGTATTCCGCAACTCCAACAAATCTGAAG ATCATTGATCTCTACGTCATGTACGCTGTTTTCACCGCTCTCATCCAG GTAGTTTACATGGCTATGGTGGGATCATTTCCATTTAACTCCTTCCTTTCAGGAGTACTTTCTTGTGTAGGGACTGCAGTTCTGGCTG tttgtCTCCGTATCCAAGTGAATAAAGAGAACAAGGAATTCAAG GATCTTGCTCCTGAACGTGCCTTTGCAGATTTTGTTCTCTGCAATTTGGTTCTCCATCTGGTGATCATGAACTTCCTTGGTTAA
- the LOC107457620 gene encoding transcription factor bHLH51: MENYYYSGWPQSQCNNSAPNSNNNSSFSVPTQIVPHAYDSAFASLQFQYPWPLAFEGFPEDRAASASKSHSQAEKRRRDRINAQLATLRKLIPKSDKMDKAALLGSVVDHVKDLKRKAMDVSKSITVPSETDEVTIIECDPDQDESYAKVKILKHNIVISVCCDDRPELFNELIQVLKGLRLTAVKADIASVGGRIKSILVLCSKENEEGGDGVCLNTLKQSLKSAVNKIASSSMTSNCPTRSKRQRFFLPSHFIQ, encoded by the exons ATGGAAAACTACTACTATTCTGGATGGCCTCAATCTCAATGCAACAACTCTGCACCAAACAGTAACAATAATTCTTCCTTTTCAGTACCAACACAGATAGTGCCTCATGCCTATGACTCAGCCTTTGCCTCTCTTCAATTCCAATATCCATGGCCTTTAGCCTTTGAAGGGTTTCCAGAAGATAGAGCTGCAAGTGCTTCTAAGAGCCATAGCCaagcagagaaaagaagaagggacaGGATCAATGCACAGCTTGCAACTCTTAGAAAACTCATTCCTAAGTCTGATAAG ATGGACAAGGCTGCATTACTAGGGAGTGTAGTAGATCATGTGAAGGATCTAAAGCGAAAAGCAATGGATGTGAGCAAAAGCATCACAGTTCCAAGTGAAACTGATGAAGTAACAATAATAGAGTGTGACCCTGATCAAGATGAAAGCTATGCTAAAGTGAAGATACTGAAGCACAACATTGTAATTTCAGTTTGCTGTGATGATAGACCAGAACTTTTCAATGAACTCATTCAAGTCTTAAAAGGGTTGAGGCTCACAGCAGTTAAAGCTGACATAGCAAGTGTTGGTGGCAGAATCAAGAGCATATTGGTGCTATGCTCtaaggaaaatgaagaaggtGGTGATGGTGTTTGCCTTAACACTCTCAAACAATCACTGAAATCTGCTGTTAACAAAATTGCTTCATCATCCATGACATCAAATTGTCCCACAAGAAGTAAGAGGCAAAGGTTCTTCTTGCCTTCACATTTCATACAGTGA
- the LOC107457622 gene encoding uncharacterized protein LOC107457622: MNMAISLSTHPMMMSFNPLKLQAKYQDSSWCSNGVSLPKATQYTPFLAVPVSRMFSKEKRFGHCLSVADSDQLEAGISSKDPPAENSELQANVNTELESRTSDASEVSTDQNQGSAAFSNPQSNPKRLPLTARERLRAARVLNRYTESKTSKKSDMGSRVLDALKESDRGKKRSRLPEAPTDMLDDSKRGLPKAGLTFSFPGGFDLFIVAFSFVFISTVMFATTYFVWKVGAIHFNEY; the protein is encoded by the exons ATGAACATGGCCATATCATTATCAACACATCCCATGATGATGAGCTTCAACCCACTG AAGTTGCAAGCGAAATATCAAGATTCATCATGGTGTTCTAATGGAGTTTCGCTACCAAAGGCCACTCAGTATACACCCTTCTTGGCAGTGCCGGTATCAAGAATGTtttccaaagaaaaaagatttgGTCATTGTCTTTCAGTCGCAGACAGCGATCAGCTCGAAGCAGGCATCAGTAGTAAGGATCCTCCGGCCGAAAACTCCGAGTTACAAGCTAATGTCAATACCGAGTTAGAATCTCGGACATCAGATGCTTCTGAGGTTTCAACTGACCAAAAtcaaggatcagcagcatttTCTAACCCTCAATCAAATCCCAAACGGTTGCCCTTGACGGCGAGAGAGAGATTGAGGGCGGCTCGAGTCCTAAACCGATACACAGAATCAAAAACATCCAAAAAATCAGACATGGGAAGCAGGGTGTTGGATGCTCTAAAAGAAAGTGACCGGGGAAAGAAGAGGTCTCGGCTACCGGAAGCCCCTACGGACATGCTTGACGACAGCAAGCGAGGGCTTCCGAAGGCAGGATTGACATTCTCATTCCCCGGGGGATTTGATCTCTTCATTGTTGCTTTCTCATTTGTTTTCATCAGCACAGTGATGTTTGCAACAACTTACTTTGTCTGGAAAGTTGGTGCCATCCATTTCAATGAGTACTGA